A single Lolium perenne isolate Kyuss_39 chromosome 6, Kyuss_2.0, whole genome shotgun sequence DNA region contains:
- the LOC127308062 gene encoding metal transporter Nramp4 isoform X1: MEEGRSIGREHGSQHKMGSGRVAAVAVAAGDDHIEVAAAATVAVASSSGQHDDDANGGAQQGPRWKRFLGHVGPGFLISMAYLDPSSLQTDLQAGYSHRYELLWVLLFGFIFVLIIQSLAAKLGVVTGRHLAELCMGEYPKYVRYGLWFFAELGVIAATIPGVLGTALAYNILFDIPFWAGVLICGATIILLLGLQSYGVRKMEFMIVLFMLVMASCFFIELNQVNTPVSELLEGLFVPRLRGHYAISDAVALISALVLPHNLFLHSSLVISRNIPSSCEAVKDASVFFLIDNALALFLALLVNVAIVSLSATICVDNISLETETCSSLTLKSAFVLFKNVLGRSKSVVYCLALLASGQSCAVITTYSGQYIMQGFSGMRKLIIYLVAPCLTVVPTLIICSIGGALRVRQLINIAAIILSFVLPFALIPLLKFSSCSSMVGPYKNSISITRTSWILSMVIISINTYFFCNSFISWLVYSDLPRFAKAIISTLVFPFMAAYVAAVIYLARKKVSINVALPSRSVSCGIEVEEVRIEDGR; the protein is encoded by the exons ATGGAGGAGGGGAGAAGCATCGGGAGGGAGCACGGCTCGCAGCACAAGATGGGCAGCGGAAGGGTCGCGGCCGTTGCAGTTGCAGCCGGCGACGACCATatagaggtggcggcggcggcgacggtggcCGTCGCTTCTTCTTCCGGGCAACACGACGATGATGCGAACGGCGGCGCGCAGCAG GGACCGAGGTGGAAGAGATTTCTAGGACACGTTGGACCAGGATTTCTCATCTCCATGGCTTACCTCGATCCTAGCAGTT TGCAAACTGATTTACAGGCTGGGTACAGTCAcagatacgag TTATTATGGGTTCTCTTGTTTGGGTTCATCTTCGTGTTGATTATACAGTCGTTGGCAGCGAAGCTTGGTGTCGTCACAG GAAGGCACCTTGCGGAGCTGTGTATGGGTGAGTACCCTAAGTATGTTAGATACGGCTTATGGTTTTTCGCTGAGCTAGGCGTGATTGCTGCCACTATACCAGGAG TTTTAGGAACTGCTTTAGCATACAACATTTTGTTTGACATTCCGTTTTGGGCCGGTGTACTCATATGTGGAGCTACCATCATCCTACTTCTAGGATTACAGAGCTATGGG GTCCGAAAAATGGAGTTCATGATTGTACTTTTTATGCTCGTCATGGCCTCGTGTTTCTTTATAGAGTTGAACCAGGTCAATACTCCAGTGAGCGAGTTACTTGAGGGGTTATTTGTCCCAAGACTCAGAGGACATTATGCTATCTCAGATGCAGTTGCCCTGATCAGCGCTCTTGTTCTGCC GCACAATCTCTTCCTACATTCTTCTTTGGTTATATCAAGAAACATACCATCATCATGTGAAGCAGTTAAG GATGCATCGGTATTCTTCTTGATAGATAATGCACTCGCCTTATTTCTTGCGCTACTCGTAAATGTTGCCATTGTGTCGCTCTCTGCAACTATATGTGTTGATAATATTTCACTTGAGACTGAGACATGCAGCAGTCTTACTTTGAAGTCAGCATTCGTACTATTCAAG AATGTTTTGGGAAGGTCAAAATCAGTTGTGTACTGTTTGGCATTACTAGCTTCTGGACAAAGTTGTGCGGTGATTACCACATATTCAGGCCAATATATTATGCAG GGATTCTCAGGGATGAGAAAGTTAATCATATATCTCGTTGCTCCCTGTCTCACTGTGGTGCCTACTTTGATAATTTGTAGCATCGGTGGTGCTTTACGAGTTCGTCAACTTATCAATATAGCTGCG ATCATATTATCCTTTGTCCTGCCATTTGCTCTCATTCCTCTCCTCAAATTCAGTAGTTGTTCCTCAATGGTAGGACCTTACAAGAACTCAATATCT ATCACGCGAACCTCATGGATCCTGTCTATGGTGATCATCAGCATCAATACTTATTTCTTTTGTAATAGCTTCATCAGTTGGCTTGTCTATAGTGACCTACCAAGGTTTGCTAAAGCAATAATTAGCACCCTTGTCTTCCCTTTCATGGCGGCCTATGTTGCTGCGGTCATATACTTGGCTCGCAAAAAAGTTAGTATCAATGTGGCACTACCGTCCAGATCAGTTTCTTGTGGGATTGAAGTGGAAGAGGTGCGAATAGAAGATGGTCGATAG
- the LOC127308062 gene encoding metal transporter Nramp4 isoform X2 — protein sequence MGSLVWVHLRVDYTVVGSEAWCRHRHLAELCMGEYPKYVRYGLWFFAELGVIAATIPGVLGTALAYNILFDIPFWAGVLICGATIILLLGLQSYGVRKMEFMIVLFMLVMASCFFIELNQVNTPVSELLEGLFVPRLRGHYAISDAVALISALVLPHNLFLHSSLVISRNIPSSCEAVKDASVFFLIDNALALFLALLVNVAIVSLSATICVDNISLETETCSSLTLKSAFVLFKNVLGRSKSVVYCLALLASGQSCAVITTYSGQYIMQGFSGMRKLIIYLVAPCLTVVPTLIICSIGGALRVRQLINIAAIILSFVLPFALIPLLKFSSCSSMVGPYKNSISITRTSWILSMVIISINTYFFCNSFISWLVYSDLPRFAKAIISTLVFPFMAAYVAAVIYLARKKVSINVALPSRSVSCGIEVEEVRIEDGR from the exons ATGGGTTCTCTTGTTTGGGTTCATCTTCGTGTTGATTATACAGTCGTTGGCAGCGAAGCTTGGTGTCGTCACAG GCACCTTGCGGAGCTGTGTATGGGTGAGTACCCTAAGTATGTTAGATACGGCTTATGGTTTTTCGCTGAGCTAGGCGTGATTGCTGCCACTATACCAGGAG TTTTAGGAACTGCTTTAGCATACAACATTTTGTTTGACATTCCGTTTTGGGCCGGTGTACTCATATGTGGAGCTACCATCATCCTACTTCTAGGATTACAGAGCTATGGG GTCCGAAAAATGGAGTTCATGATTGTACTTTTTATGCTCGTCATGGCCTCGTGTTTCTTTATAGAGTTGAACCAGGTCAATACTCCAGTGAGCGAGTTACTTGAGGGGTTATTTGTCCCAAGACTCAGAGGACATTATGCTATCTCAGATGCAGTTGCCCTGATCAGCGCTCTTGTTCTGCC GCACAATCTCTTCCTACATTCTTCTTTGGTTATATCAAGAAACATACCATCATCATGTGAAGCAGTTAAG GATGCATCGGTATTCTTCTTGATAGATAATGCACTCGCCTTATTTCTTGCGCTACTCGTAAATGTTGCCATTGTGTCGCTCTCTGCAACTATATGTGTTGATAATATTTCACTTGAGACTGAGACATGCAGCAGTCTTACTTTGAAGTCAGCATTCGTACTATTCAAG AATGTTTTGGGAAGGTCAAAATCAGTTGTGTACTGTTTGGCATTACTAGCTTCTGGACAAAGTTGTGCGGTGATTACCACATATTCAGGCCAATATATTATGCAG GGATTCTCAGGGATGAGAAAGTTAATCATATATCTCGTTGCTCCCTGTCTCACTGTGGTGCCTACTTTGATAATTTGTAGCATCGGTGGTGCTTTACGAGTTCGTCAACTTATCAATATAGCTGCG ATCATATTATCCTTTGTCCTGCCATTTGCTCTCATTCCTCTCCTCAAATTCAGTAGTTGTTCCTCAATGGTAGGACCTTACAAGAACTCAATATCT ATCACGCGAACCTCATGGATCCTGTCTATGGTGATCATCAGCATCAATACTTATTTCTTTTGTAATAGCTTCATCAGTTGGCTTGTCTATAGTGACCTACCAAGGTTTGCTAAAGCAATAATTAGCACCCTTGTCTTCCCTTTCATGGCGGCCTATGTTGCTGCGGTCATATACTTGGCTCGCAAAAAAGTTAGTATCAATGTGGCACTACCGTCCAGATCAGTTTCTTGTGGGATTGAAGTGGAAGAGGTGCGAATAGAAGATGGTCGATAG